The Halarsenatibacter silvermanii genome contains a region encoding:
- the polA gene encoding DNA polymerase I encodes MGIDEKIYLLDGHSLAHRAFYALPMLTNSDGEYTNSVFGFTKMLLSLIDEKSPEYLAVAMDKEGKTFRHEEYEEYKADRKETPAELKPQFDKIKKVLELLKIPLYEKKGFEADDLIGTIANKAAGESLKVVIVSGDRDVLQLVDKNISVLYTSGGIKDRTFYDLEKVREEYELEPEQLVDMKGLMGDSSDNIPGVPLIGEKTATKLLKKFSDLETILDNIDKVSGEKRSENLKNFADQARMSKKLGLIDTSVPLEFKLEDCRRGEFDEAEVYEYFSSLGFDSLLGRFESGRKKLDGSDINLIEKPDINNMIQNVTQKAAEDGVLKISVLYSGEKSPVENFEEGKILLAGEDGIYQIKPGTLTEIWNEIYDSDNTKLKICQGKELLLVLRSAGIPLPDIDFEPQLASYLLNPSDSLPDHQDILKKHLKLDVSEEIELRVIQAHFLNKIDRIEEKLQNRLQEKNLLKLYHQVELPLLAPLAEMEYNGIKVDTACLNDLSEKWQGKIEEIEERAYDLAGEEFNLNSPQQVGEILFEKLELPVIKKTKTGYSTSMSVLEKIEDEHPIVPVIKEFRHWSKLKSTYLDALPPLVNDETGRIHTSFNQMVTATGRLSSTDPNLQNIPIRSEEGREIRKAFVPGSKDWKLLTADYSQIELRILAHISGDQNLIETFNNKGDIHNETARRIFNVESEDVTGNMRRKAKVINFGIAYGMSAYSLSEDLDIPHNEAEEYIERYFSRFSGVKKYMDEIVERAGEQGYVTTLLDRRRYIADINSSNYHRRSFAERTAINTPIQGSAADIMKLAMLDVHKLLQEMKARMLLQVHDELVLEVPESELEDTAARVKQKMENCYELKVPVIVDLEAGDNWRDKEKLGVSEDA; translated from the coding sequence ATGGGTATTGATGAAAAAATATATCTCTTAGATGGCCACAGCCTTGCTCACCGGGCTTTTTATGCTCTCCCTATGCTAACCAATTCAGATGGGGAGTATACCAATTCGGTCTTTGGTTTCACAAAAATGCTTTTGAGTCTTATAGATGAAAAATCGCCGGAATATCTGGCTGTGGCCATGGATAAAGAGGGTAAGACTTTTAGACATGAAGAGTATGAAGAATATAAAGCTGACAGGAAGGAAACTCCTGCTGAGCTCAAGCCGCAGTTTGATAAAATCAAGAAAGTGCTTGAACTTCTGAAGATTCCTCTTTATGAGAAAAAAGGATTTGAAGCCGATGATTTGATTGGTACCATAGCAAATAAAGCTGCCGGTGAAAGTTTAAAGGTGGTTATTGTGAGCGGAGACAGGGATGTTCTGCAGCTTGTCGATAAAAACATATCAGTACTTTACACCAGTGGCGGTATCAAAGATAGGACATTTTATGATCTGGAAAAGGTCAGGGAGGAGTACGAGTTAGAACCTGAACAGCTAGTGGATATGAAAGGCTTGATGGGGGATAGTTCTGATAATATTCCGGGAGTTCCTTTGATCGGAGAAAAAACTGCCACAAAACTGCTGAAGAAATTTTCGGACTTAGAGACGATTTTGGATAACATTGACAAGGTTTCAGGCGAAAAGCGAAGTGAAAATCTCAAAAATTTTGCTGATCAGGCTCGGATGAGCAAAAAACTAGGATTAATTGATACCAGTGTCCCCCTGGAGTTTAAACTGGAAGATTGTCGCAGAGGAGAATTTGATGAGGCAGAGGTTTATGAGTATTTTTCCAGCCTTGGTTTTGACAGTCTGCTGGGCAGGTTTGAATCGGGAAGAAAAAAATTAGATGGTTCAGATATCAATTTGATTGAAAAGCCGGATATCAATAATATGATTCAAAATGTGACTCAGAAGGCAGCTGAAGATGGAGTTTTAAAAATTTCAGTGCTTTATTCCGGGGAGAAATCGCCTGTAGAAAATTTCGAAGAAGGGAAAATTTTACTTGCTGGAGAAGATGGGATCTATCAGATCAAACCCGGCACTTTAACTGAAATATGGAATGAAATTTATGATTCAGATAATACGAAACTAAAAATTTGCCAGGGAAAAGAATTGCTGCTGGTTTTGAGAAGTGCCGGCATTCCTCTGCCAGATATTGATTTTGAGCCTCAGCTGGCCAGTTATCTCTTAAATCCTTCTGATAGCCTTCCTGATCATCAGGATATTTTGAAAAAACATCTGAAGCTGGATGTGTCAGAGGAGATAGAACTCCGGGTAATTCAAGCTCATTTTCTAAACAAAATTGATCGAATAGAAGAGAAACTTCAAAATCGCCTGCAAGAAAAAAACCTTTTAAAACTTTATCATCAGGTCGAGCTTCCTCTGCTCGCTCCGCTTGCAGAAATGGAATACAATGGCATAAAAGTTGATACCGCTTGTCTGAACGATCTTTCCGAAAAATGGCAGGGTAAAATCGAAGAAATCGAAGAGAGAGCTTATGATCTGGCTGGCGAGGAATTTAACTTGAATTCCCCTCAGCAGGTCGGTGAGATTTTATTCGAAAAGTTAGAACTCCCTGTCATTAAAAAAACTAAAACTGGTTATTCCACCAGCATGTCCGTTCTTGAAAAAATTGAAGACGAACATCCGATAGTTCCTGTGATAAAAGAATTCAGACACTGGTCAAAGCTGAAATCCACCTATCTTGACGCACTGCCACCTCTCGTAAATGATGAAACAGGCAGAATTCATACGAGCTTTAACCAGATGGTTACGGCAACCGGTAGACTCAGCAGTACCGACCCCAATCTGCAGAATATTCCCATCAGGAGCGAAGAAGGAAGAGAAATCAGAAAAGCTTTTGTGCCTGGCTCAAAGGATTGGAAATTGCTCACTGCAGATTATTCACAGATCGAACTTAGAATTCTGGCCCATATCAGTGGAGATCAAAACTTGATTGAGACATTCAATAATAAAGGAGACATTCATAACGAAACTGCCAGGCGCATTTTTAACGTTGAATCGGAAGATGTGACCGGCAATATGCGCAGAAAGGCAAAAGTTATTAATTTTGGAATTGCCTATGGCATGAGTGCTTACAGTTTGAGTGAAGATCTGGATATACCTCATAATGAAGCAGAAGAGTACATCGAAAGGTATTTTTCCAGATTTTCAGGAGTAAAAAAGTACATGGATGAAATTGTTGAACGGGCAGGAGAACAGGGCTATGTCACAACGCTTTTGGACAGGCGTAGATATATCGCTGATATAAATAGCTCAAACTATCATCGCAGATCTTTTGCTGAAAGAACGGCTATTAATACTCCTATTCAGGGCAGCGCTGCTGATATTATGAAATTGGCTATGCTTGATGTTCATAAATTATTACAGGAAATGAAAGCCAGAATGCTGCTGCAGGTACATGACGAGCTGGTTTTAGAGGTCCCCGAGAGTGAGCTTGAAGATACAGCAGCCAGGGTGAAGCAGAAGATGGAAAATTGTTATGAATTGAAAGTACCAGTGATTGTGGATCTGGAAGCGGGAGATAACTGGAGAGACAAAGAAAAGCTGGGAGTGTCAGAGGATGCCTGA
- the mutM gene encoding bifunctional DNA-formamidopyrimidine glycosylase/DNA-(apurinic or apyrimidinic site) lyase has protein sequence MPELPEVETVVRGLRDELCGSKIVSVRIKEATILGYPHDKDEFANALENKNITGMSRRGKYIVIELSDEKFLIVHLRMTGKLLIRNSESILKKHTHAIFSLDDCRDLRFNNVRKFGRLYLVDQNEIEKAGSFSKLGPEPLSDEFDESVLEEIFAGRKAPVKSVLLDQKKLAGMGNIYSDEALFRAGIKPDKPAGELGFSEIKKLYNSIITVLKAGIKYRGTTFSDYVDALGESGDFQDELRVYGREEDSCPNCGCKIEKEKISGRSSHYCPSCQE, from the coding sequence ATGCCTGAACTGCCAGAGGTTGAAACAGTAGTCAGAGGCCTCCGTGATGAGCTTTGCGGCAGCAAGATAGTTTCTGTCAGAATTAAAGAGGCTACTATTCTGGGCTATCCCCATGACAAAGATGAGTTTGCAAATGCTCTGGAAAACAAAAATATAACCGGTATGAGCAGAAGGGGTAAGTATATAGTAATTGAGCTTTCTGATGAAAAATTCCTGATAGTACATCTGAGAATGACAGGCAAACTTCTTATCAGAAATTCCGAATCTATTTTGAAAAAGCATACTCATGCTATTTTCAGTCTCGATGATTGCAGAGATTTGAGGTTTAATAATGTCAGGAAATTTGGCCGTCTATACCTGGTAGACCAGAATGAGATCGAAAAAGCCGGAAGTTTTTCAAAATTGGGTCCGGAACCTCTTTCAGACGAGTTTGACGAATCTGTCCTTGAAGAAATATTTGCGGGCAGAAAAGCTCCTGTTAAATCCGTTCTGCTTGATCAAAAAAAATTGGCCGGAATGGGAAACATATACTCAGATGAGGCATTATTTAGAGCAGGTATTAAACCTGATAAACCGGCTGGCGAGCTTGGTTTCTCAGAGATAAAAAAGCTTTATAACTCGATTATCACGGTTTTGAAAGCGGGAATCAAATATAGAGGCACCACATTTAGTGATTATGTTGATGCACTCGGAGAATCAGGTGATTTTCAGGATGAACTGAGAGTTTACGGGAGAGAAGAGGATAGCTGTCCTAATTGTGGATGTAAAATAGAAAAAGAAAAAATTTCTGGTCGTTCTTCTCATTATTGTCCTTCCTGTCAGGAGTGA
- the coaE gene encoding dephospho-CoA kinase (Dephospho-CoA kinase (CoaE) performs the final step in coenzyme A biosynthesis.) codes for MALGLTGGIATGKSTAASILERFGAHVIEADEISRKLLEKDGNAYEEVVAAFGGEILTEEGRINRNKLGEIIFNDSRRRQKLEKITHPYIIKKLKKRLAARNYSRDTVAEVPLLYETQLQHLFEEVWVISCSEEEQISRLKNRDGLDSAEACSRLSAQMSLKDKEAKADQVIKNEGSLEELEDELKKVWENWMDKNKFD; via the coding sequence ATGGCTTTGGGGTTAACAGGTGGAATCGCTACCGGAAAAAGTACAGCTGCTTCGATACTTGAGAGATTTGGCGCCCATGTCATTGAGGCTGATGAAATTTCGCGAAAATTACTTGAAAAAGATGGAAATGCATATGAGGAGGTTGTTGCAGCTTTTGGCGGTGAAATATTAACTGAGGAAGGCAGAATCAATAGAAATAAGCTCGGTGAAATAATCTTTAATGATTCCCGTCGAAGACAAAAGCTTGAAAAAATCACTCATCCGTATATAATTAAAAAGCTTAAGAAAAGGCTTGCAGCCAGAAATTACAGCAGGGATACTGTCGCAGAGGTACCTCTGTTGTATGAAACGCAGCTGCAGCATTTGTTTGAGGAAGTCTGGGTTATTTCCTGCAGTGAAGAAGAGCAGATCTCCAGATTGAAAAACCGGGACGGTCTTGATAGTGCAGAAGCCTGCAGCCGTCTTTCAGCTCAAATGAGTCTTAAAGACAAAGAAGCCAAAGCTGATCAAGTCATAAAAAATGAGGGTTCTTTAGAAGAACTGGAAGATGAATTAAAAAAAGTCTGGGAGAATTGGATGGACAAGAATAAATTTGATTGA
- a CDS encoding ABC transporter ATP-binding protein: protein MPETDEALLRLKNVKKYFPVKAGVLKRTVGYVKAVDDISFSIQEGETLGLVGESGCGKSTTGRTILRLLEANEGEIYFKGENILELGKKEMRELRREMQIIFQDPYASLNPRMKVANIVGEPLDVHNLVDNKKERERRVKELLEAVGLLPDHMQRYPHEFSGGQRQRIGVARALAVNPSLIIADEPVSALDVSIQAQVINLIEDLQEQFNLTYLFIAHDLSVVKHISDRIAVMYLGKIVELAEEKELFENTLHPYSRSLLSAIPVADPGHDKDRIILEGSVPSPVDPPTGCRFHPRCPESLDICSQQEPEFKEYREGHWSACHLTDKEL, encoded by the coding sequence TTGCCCGAGACTGATGAAGCACTTCTCAGGCTAAAAAATGTAAAGAAATACTTTCCGGTGAAGGCCGGGGTTCTTAAGCGGACAGTTGGTTACGTAAAAGCTGTGGATGATATTAGTTTTTCCATACAAGAAGGAGAGACTTTAGGATTGGTAGGAGAGTCCGGCTGCGGCAAATCAACTACAGGCAGGACAATTCTGCGCTTGCTGGAGGCCAATGAAGGTGAAATTTATTTTAAAGGGGAAAATATACTGGAGCTAGGGAAAAAAGAGATGAGAGAATTAAGAAGAGAAATGCAGATAATCTTTCAGGATCCATATGCCTCTTTGAATCCGCGCATGAAAGTGGCCAATATTGTGGGGGAGCCACTTGATGTTCATAATCTGGTGGACAATAAAAAGGAAAGAGAGCGGAGAGTAAAAGAGCTTTTAGAGGCTGTGGGGCTTCTGCCAGATCATATGCAAAGATATCCTCATGAATTCTCAGGAGGGCAGAGACAGAGGATTGGAGTTGCAAGAGCTCTGGCTGTCAATCCGAGTTTAATTATAGCTGACGAACCGGTTTCTGCACTCGATGTTTCAATTCAGGCTCAGGTAATAAATTTAATCGAAGATTTACAGGAACAGTTTAACCTGACTTATTTGTTCATAGCCCACGATTTGAGTGTGGTTAAGCATATCAGCGACAGGATAGCTGTTATGTATCTTGGTAAAATTGTCGAGCTGGCCGAGGAAAAAGAGTTATTTGAAAACACACTTCATCCATACAGCAGGTCACTGCTCTCTGCTATTCCTGTAGCTGATCCAGGTCACGATAAGGACAGGATAATATTAGAGGGAAGTGTACCCAGCCCGGTAGATCCTCCCACCGGCTGCAGATTTCATCCCAGATGTCCTGAGTCGCTGGACATTTGCAGCCAGCAGGAGCCAGAGTTCAAAGAATATAGAGAGGGACACTGGTCTGCCTGTCACCTGACTGATAAAGAGTTGTGA
- the hflX gene encoding GTPase HflX, producing the protein MGNRKNSLEELAELTRTAGGEVEKKTTHSPDNVNPAFYIGRGKLFEVKAELENSSINLVIIDGKLSPAQHRNLEEELETRVIDRNQLILDIFSLHARTKESKLQVEKAQLEYLFSRLTGKGEEMSRLAGGIGTRGPGETKLETDRRRISDRIHRLKQELKDISRTREVQRQDREDPVIALTGYTNAGKSTLLNQITGGDNMVADQLFATLDSTLHKFNLPSGKRAIITDTVGFIRNLPHQLIASFRATLEEITRADIILHIVDGSTEGVDQRINVVEDVLNDLEADPHEEFLIINKIDKISGNKLENLKTRHPDACFISARTGDSVDELLELINSSINQRLSRVSSTIPYNQAGLVEKIHNRGQVEEEEYSQEGISITALVPEDLAKKTHRISGGN; encoded by the coding sequence GTGGGAAACAGGAAAAATTCACTGGAGGAACTGGCAGAGTTAACTCGTACAGCTGGAGGTGAGGTAGAAAAGAAAACCACCCACAGCCCTGACAACGTAAATCCAGCTTTTTACATTGGCAGGGGCAAACTTTTTGAAGTCAAGGCTGAACTAGAAAACTCCAGCATAAATCTGGTCATCATTGACGGCAAACTTTCTCCGGCTCAACATCGCAATCTGGAGGAAGAGCTGGAAACCAGGGTGATAGATAGAAACCAGCTTATTCTTGATATATTCTCCCTGCATGCCCGCACAAAAGAAAGTAAACTTCAGGTTGAAAAAGCTCAACTTGAATACCTTTTTTCCCGCCTGACCGGCAAGGGTGAAGAAATGTCCCGACTGGCAGGCGGTATAGGCACCAGAGGTCCGGGTGAAACCAAGCTGGAAACAGATAGAAGACGCATTAGTGATAGAATTCATAGGTTAAAACAGGAACTCAAAGATATCTCACGAACGAGAGAGGTCCAGAGACAGGATAGAGAAGATCCGGTAATAGCTTTAACGGGCTATACAAATGCTGGTAAATCAACTCTATTAAATCAGATCACCGGCGGAGATAATATGGTTGCAGATCAACTTTTTGCAACTCTTGATTCCACTCTGCATAAATTCAATCTCCCCAGTGGAAAGAGGGCAATTATAACTGACACAGTGGGTTTTATCCGCAATCTGCCCCATCAACTGATAGCCTCTTTTAGGGCCACTCTGGAAGAGATAACCAGAGCTGATATAATTCTTCATATTGTCGACGGCAGCACCGAAGGTGTCGACCAAAGAATAAACGTAGTAGAGGATGTTCTTAATGATCTGGAAGCAGATCCTCATGAAGAATTTTTGATTATAAACAAAATCGATAAAATATCTGGTAACAAGCTGGAAAATTTAAAAACCAGACATCCTGACGCCTGCTTTATCTCAGCCAGGACAGGAGATAGCGTTGATGAGCTGCTGGAACTGATAAACTCCTCGATAAATCAAAGATTAAGCAGGGTCTCATCTACTATTCCCTATAACCAGGCTGGACTGGTCGAAAAAATTCATAATAGAGGACAGGTTGAAGAAGAAGAATATTCTCAAGAAGGAATATCTATAACAGCCCTGGTCCCCGAAGACCTGGCCAAAAAAACCCATAGAATATCAGGTGGAAATTAA
- a CDS encoding metal-sensitive transcriptional regulator: MEDVELNSDSADDDKPLNKSEMSSLEEEDKQALLNRLNRIEGQVRGIKKMIRNEKYCIDILTQITATRGALKNAGLKVLNRHIEGCVSDAIEKGESKEVVPELIDIVNRFMD; this comes from the coding sequence ATGGAAGATGTGGAGCTCAACTCCGATAGTGCAGATGATGATAAACCTTTGAACAAAAGCGAGATGAGTTCGCTGGAAGAAGAAGATAAGCAGGCTTTGTTGAATCGTTTAAACAGAATTGAAGGTCAGGTGCGGGGTATCAAGAAAATGATTAGAAATGAGAAATATTGTATTGATATTCTTACACAAATTACGGCTACCAGAGGAGCACTTAAAAATGCTGGATTAAAAGTTTTGAACAGACATATTGAAGGCTGTGTTAGTGACGCAATAGAAAAAGGAGAGAGCAAAGAAGTTGTCCCTGAACTTATCGATATAGTGAATAGATTTATGGATTGA
- a CDS encoding M23 family metallopeptidase, translating into MRRISILAVVVLFISALWIRTGPVPADLRGLAEEQAKEKYSFSGSNIELIETKYTGLDQFMGEKSLESFAEEEHFGPREINSQNFNKEDNQVEDSQENKYEIRTHKVKSGENLWTIARKYDISINTLIGANDIKNMNDIRPGDELSILPVDGIKYNIGPGDCPQEVIEKYRVDSEKLKKYNDIKTIELLDSGDSLILPGAEPEFGYQDRLNQRFIRPVDGRISSPFGPRWGSHHDGKDYAVPQGTPVKAAGGGRVVHVSYTGGYGKTIIIEHQDGIKTLYGHLSSYRVRRGQRVNRGQIIGESGNTGRSTGPHLHFEVRVNGRPVNPANYLRD; encoded by the coding sequence TTGCGGCGGATAAGTATATTAGCAGTAGTGGTTTTATTTATCTCAGCCCTCTGGATCAGAACCGGTCCTGTTCCAGCTGATCTGAGGGGGTTGGCGGAGGAGCAGGCGAAAGAAAAATATTCCTTTTCCGGCAGTAACATAGAATTAATAGAAACAAAGTATACTGGATTAGATCAGTTTATGGGCGAGAAAAGTTTAGAGTCGTTTGCTGAGGAAGAACATTTTGGTCCTCGTGAGATAAATAGCCAGAATTTTAACAAAGAGGATAATCAAGTTGAAGATTCACAGGAAAATAAATACGAGATAAGAACTCATAAGGTGAAATCAGGCGAAAACTTGTGGACTATAGCCCGCAAATATGATATAAGTATTAATACATTAATCGGAGCCAATGATATTAAAAATATGAATGATATTCGACCCGGCGATGAATTGAGCATTTTACCTGTAGATGGCATAAAATACAATATAGGGCCGGGTGATTGCCCGCAAGAAGTGATTGAAAAATACAGGGTTGATTCTGAAAAACTAAAAAAGTACAATGATATTAAAACTATTGAACTGCTGGATTCGGGGGATTCCCTAATTCTCCCTGGAGCTGAACCAGAATTTGGCTATCAGGACAGATTAAATCAGAGATTCATACGGCCCGTCGACGGAAGGATATCTTCACCTTTTGGCCCTCGCTGGGGATCCCATCACGATGGAAAAGATTATGCAGTTCCGCAGGGTACTCCTGTTAAAGCAGCCGGAGGCGGAAGAGTTGTACATGTTAGTTATACGGGTGGTTATGGCAAAACAATTATAATTGAACATCAGGACGGTATCAAGACTCTCTACGGACATCTGAGCTCTTATCGGGTAAGAAGGGGACAGAGAGTTAATAGAGGACAAATTATTGGTGAATCGGGAAATACAGGACGCTCTACCGGTCCTCATCTTCATTTTGAAGTCAGGGTCAATGGAAGGCCCGTCAACCCGGCTAATTACCTGCGAGACTAG
- a CDS encoding response regulator transcription factor has product MQQYEILIIDDDDHILEILTEYFEYENFSVETASTGREALEKIDDLNPDLIVLDIMLPEMDGWEVCQQLRPSNQIPIIILSAKTKDSDRIMGLELGADDYVTKPFSPREIVARAKAVLRRISRENDREKEMIDFDTLKINKNQRIVIVEDEEVDLTPKEFDLLWTLASFPLRVFEREKLLEKVWGYDYFGDIRTVDTHIKSLRKKLGKAGECIKTVWGVGYKFDCEEDG; this is encoded by the coding sequence ATGCAGCAATATGAAATTCTTATTATAGATGACGATGACCATATACTGGAAATTCTTACTGAATATTTTGAGTATGAAAATTTCTCAGTGGAAACGGCCAGCACCGGCAGGGAAGCTCTGGAAAAAATTGATGATTTGAATCCTGATTTAATAGTTCTTGATATTATGCTGCCGGAGATGGATGGATGGGAAGTATGTCAGCAGCTTCGACCCTCCAATCAGATCCCCATAATAATTTTGAGTGCCAAAACCAAAGATTCGGATAGAATCATGGGACTTGAACTGGGAGCTGATGATTATGTAACGAAGCCATTCAGTCCGAGGGAGATAGTTGCTAGAGCTAAAGCAGTACTGCGTAGAATCAGCAGAGAAAATGACAGGGAAAAAGAAATGATCGATTTCGACACATTAAAAATTAACAAAAACCAGCGCATCGTTATTGTAGAAGATGAAGAAGTAGATTTAACCCCCAAAGAATTTGATTTGCTCTGGACTCTGGCCTCTTTTCCCTTGAGAGTATTTGAGCGTGAAAAGCTGCTGGAAAAAGTCTGGGGATACGATTATTTTGGTGATATTAGAACAGTCGACACTCACATTAAATCACTCAGAAAAAAACTGGGAAAGGCTGGAGAGTGTATAAAAACTGTTTGGGGAGTGGGATATAAGTTTGATTGTGAAGAAGATGGCTGA
- a CDS encoding ATP-binding protein produces the protein MKKMADLFNKIKSIYKDRLNSLFNRIFVRFMLLSLIIILVLGFSMIYFFYEFHFSSTENEIVNNTQVFNDSLYEAVREDDEEETEKLLSRIAEVNSGQAWLINEEGYLINAYPFLEAEASQVQFLNSEPIFAGNIISQEVEPRYFDRPMLLIGIPIRQQDDTAAGLLVFTSVAGINSTIAQVRSLMIYSSFLAIMLGVILAYSWSKSLASPLKHMSKAVMNLSSGNYGHTIDLEDSYTTQEITRLQQSYNNLSKELENSMNELTRERNKLKYILTGMQEGVLVVNREREVIVTNNSAADLLGHSISLEEKKLNSLSINEDVIKTFEKVFEEQDSQSEEFTLKKSRKDIRVLIRCIPIRVAEEFWGVAGLLHDVSERWRFEKLQQDFVANVSHELKAPLSSIKGSSEILLDGIVEDRDKEKKYLNIILNESDRLSQLVDEILNMAKYENSDFSSESSRVEMNSLLYDVGSIFVNSLDNEKRFKVNYLDEETMIQGSKPRLKQVLYNLLENARKFSDEEAEIELGADILDDREDCVEVYVKDQGIGIPGEEQENVWERFYKVDKARTPGKEEGSGLGLAISKQIIEQHDGEVFVESEPGKGSTFGFKIPVSKRK, from the coding sequence GTGAAGAAGATGGCTGATCTATTCAACAAAATTAAAAGCATATATAAGGATAGATTGAATAGTCTTTTTAACCGCATTTTTGTGCGGTTTATGCTCCTCTCATTGATTATAATACTGGTCCTGGGATTTTCTATGATTTATTTCTTTTATGAATTTCATTTTTCCAGCACCGAAAACGAAATCGTAAATAATACTCAGGTGTTTAACGATTCTCTTTATGAAGCGGTTAGAGAAGATGACGAAGAGGAGACAGAGAAGCTTTTGAGCAGAATTGCTGAAGTTAATTCTGGACAGGCCTGGTTAATTAATGAAGAAGGTTATTTGATCAATGCTTATCCTTTCTTGGAAGCAGAAGCATCTCAGGTGCAATTTTTAAACTCTGAGCCTATTTTTGCCGGAAATATTATTTCACAGGAAGTAGAACCCAGATATTTCGACCGACCTATGTTATTAATTGGCATTCCGATTAGACAGCAGGATGATACGGCTGCCGGATTGCTTGTATTTACTTCAGTAGCGGGAATAAATTCCACTATCGCCCAGGTTAGAAGCCTGATGATTTATTCATCATTTCTTGCTATCATGCTGGGAGTTATTCTGGCCTACAGCTGGTCCAAATCTCTGGCGAGCCCTTTGAAACACATGAGTAAAGCAGTGATGAATTTAAGTTCGGGTAATTACGGACACACTATTGACCTTGAAGATTCTTATACCACCCAGGAAATTACCAGGCTCCAGCAAAGCTATAATAATCTTTCCAAAGAACTTGAAAACAGCATGAATGAGCTCACCCGGGAAAGAAACAAACTGAAATATATTTTAACGGGTATGCAGGAAGGCGTTCTGGTGGTAAATCGGGAGAGAGAGGTAATTGTCACAAATAATTCTGCGGCCGATCTCCTGGGACATTCCATTTCACTGGAAGAAAAAAAATTAAATTCATTATCTATCAATGAAGATGTAATAAAAACATTTGAAAAAGTTTTTGAAGAACAGGATTCGCAGTCTGAAGAATTTACATTAAAAAAATCCAGGAAAGATATTAGAGTTTTGATAAGATGTATTCCTATTAGAGTAGCAGAAGAATTTTGGGGGGTTGCTGGATTACTTCATGATGTTAGTGAGCGCTGGCGTTTTGAAAAATTGCAGCAGGATTTTGTAGCCAATGTTTCTCATGAATTAAAAGCCCCGCTATCGTCAATAAAGGGTTCTTCGGAAATTTTGCTTGATGGTATAGTTGAAGATAGAGATAAAGAAAAAAAATATTTAAATATAATTTTGAATGAAAGTGATAGGTTGTCCCAGCTTGTCGATGAAATTTTAAATATGGCAAAGTATGAGAACAGCGATTTTTCTTCGGAGAGTTCCAGAGTAGAAATGAATAGTCTTCTGTATGATGTAGGCTCCATATTTGTCAATTCGCTGGACAACGAAAAAAGATTTAAGGTGAATTATCTTGATGAAGAAACAATGATTCAGGGAAGCAAACCGAGATTAAAACAGGTTCTTTATAATCTTCTGGAAAATGCCAGAAAGTTTTCCGATGAAGAAGCAGAGATAGAACTGGGCGCTGATATTCTTGATGATAGAGAGGACTGTGTTGAAGTTTACGTTAAAGATCAGGGTATAGGAATACCAGGGGAAGAACAGGAAAATGTATGGGAGAGATTTTATAAGGTTGATAAAGCCAGAACCCCCGGAAAAGAAGAAGGTAGCGGTCTGGGATTGGCTATTTCAAAACAGATCATTGAACAGCATGATGGGGAAGTTTTTGTTGAGAGCGAGCCGGGAAAAGGATCAACATTTGGATTTAAAATACCTGTTTCGAAAAGAAAATAA